One segment of Pleomorphomonas sp. PLEO DNA contains the following:
- the solA gene encoding N-methyl-L-tryptophan oxidase, with protein MASKSIAVVGVGAMGSMALWQLAKRGYQVAGFDRMGVPHDMSAHGAESRIFRLAYREGQQYIPLLKQSLELWKELQAGSDRKFHYPTGCLYIGDRDADWLLGTIEGARQHDVRHEVLDEAELHHRFPQHRLSGGEFALFDIDGALLRPELGVRAAVKAAKAAGATLTEGCEVERIEPVADGVDITVDGTTRRFDAAVVTCGAWGTRAISVPSPRFIARRLVGTWFGVDDVRAYLPDRFPVCLRRTSEIDYSGFPSMDGWTIKIMPPVNFLSNINPDEVIRTVSHADTAIMRKVAQTLLEGVDPEPARSGVYLDGFTTDDHPIIDHHPASERIVIAAGFSGHGYKMAPAVGVAIADLIDGGDASYIKAHFSADRPALSA; from the coding sequence ATGGCCTCCAAGAGCATCGCAGTCGTTGGAGTTGGCGCCATGGGCAGCATGGCGCTGTGGCAGCTGGCCAAACGGGGATACCAGGTGGCGGGTTTCGACCGCATGGGCGTTCCCCACGACATGAGCGCCCATGGCGCCGAATCCAGGATCTTCCGCCTCGCCTACCGGGAGGGCCAACAGTACATCCCCCTGCTCAAGCAGTCGCTGGAGCTGTGGAAGGAATTGCAGGCCGGATCGGACCGCAAATTCCATTATCCCACCGGGTGCCTCTACATCGGCGATCGGGACGCCGACTGGCTCCTCGGCACCATTGAAGGCGCCCGCCAACACGATGTTCGCCACGAGGTTCTCGACGAGGCGGAACTGCATCACCGCTTCCCGCAGCACCGGCTGTCCGGCGGCGAGTTCGCGCTGTTCGACATCGACGGCGCCCTGCTTCGTCCCGAGTTGGGCGTTCGGGCGGCGGTCAAGGCAGCCAAGGCGGCGGGCGCCACCCTCACCGAAGGATGCGAGGTCGAGCGCATCGAGCCGGTCGCCGACGGCGTCGACATTACCGTGGACGGCACGACCCGGCGTTTCGACGCGGCGGTGGTCACTTGCGGCGCCTGGGGCACCCGGGCGATTTCCGTGCCGTCGCCGCGCTTCATCGCCCGGCGGCTGGTGGGAACCTGGTTCGGCGTCGACGATGTCAGAGCCTACCTGCCGGACCGCTTCCCGGTCTGTCTTCGGCGCACTTCAGAAATCGATTACTCAGGCTTTCCGTCGATGGACGGCTGGACGATCAAGATTATGCCGCCGGTCAATTTCCTGAGCAACATCAACCCTGACGAGGTCATTCGAACCGTCAGTCACGCCGACACGGCCATCATGCGCAAGGTTGCCCAGACACTGCTTGAAGGCGTCGATCCGGAGCCGGCCCGGTCCGGCGTCTATCTCGACGGCTTCACCACCGACGACCATCCGATCATCGATCACCACCCGGCAAGTGAGCGGATCGTCATTGCCGCCGGCTTCTCCGGCCACGGCTACAAGATGGCGCCCGCCGTCGGCGTTGCCATCGCCGATCTCATCGATGGCGGCGATGCCAGCTACATCAAGGCGCATTTCTCCGCCGATCGTCCCGCCCTATCGGCGTGA
- a CDS encoding amino acid ABC transporter ATP-binding protein, giving the protein MNALAPAITARTVDAPVMLRARDITKSFGEHLVLKGVSLEVKRGEVVCIIGPSGSGKSTFLRCLNFLETPDLGGVWVDGERVACQEIDGVLWEVPAAVFARQRAAIGMVFQRFNLFSNLTAEDNVALALRLVKRMPRLKAREIARSVLASVGLERFIHHRPSQLSGGQQQRVAIARAVAMEPKVLLFDEPTSALDPELVHEVLSVMTGLAQSGMTMVVVTHEIGFAREVSDRVVFMDGGAIVEQGVSGELLANPTEPRTKAFLSKIK; this is encoded by the coding sequence ATGAACGCGCTGGCTCCCGCCATCACCGCCCGTACGGTCGACGCCCCCGTCATGCTGCGTGCCCGCGACATCACCAAGTCTTTCGGAGAGCATCTGGTTCTCAAAGGGGTTTCCCTCGAGGTCAAACGGGGCGAGGTCGTCTGCATCATCGGTCCCTCAGGCTCGGGCAAGAGCACGTTCCTGCGCTGCCTCAACTTCCTCGAAACGCCCGATCTGGGCGGCGTCTGGGTCGATGGCGAGCGTGTCGCCTGCCAGGAGATCGACGGCGTGCTCTGGGAAGTACCGGCAGCGGTGTTCGCCCGGCAGCGGGCGGCCATCGGCATGGTATTCCAGCGCTTCAATCTGTTTTCCAACCTGACCGCCGAGGACAACGTTGCCTTGGCACTGCGCTTGGTCAAGCGGATGCCGCGCCTCAAGGCCCGGGAGATCGCGCGATCGGTGCTGGCGTCCGTCGGTCTCGAACGCTTCATCCATCATCGTCCCTCGCAGCTGTCCGGCGGACAGCAGCAGCGCGTCGCCATCGCCCGCGCCGTGGCGATGGAACCCAAGGTGTTGCTGTTCGACGAGCCAACCTCGGCGCTCGATCCCGAACTCGTCCACGAGGTGCTGTCGGTGATGACCGGCCTCGCGCAGTCAGGGATGACCATGGTGGTGGTCACCCATGAAATCGGCTTTGCCCGCGAAGTCAGCGACCGCGTCGTGTTCATGGACGGTGGCGCCATCGTCGAGCAGGGCGTCTCGGGCGAGCTGCTCGCCAACCCAACCGAGCCGAGAACCAAAGCCTTTCTGTCGAAAATCAAGTGA
- a CDS encoding amino acid ABC transporter permease produces MTNASPSTVSGAQDYLSGKPRALGRGKRIGITSIVVFAVAALAAYIMTSGAFNWTIIWAFLLHPAILSGLVMTLELTALSMIVGVLLGVALAVMAVSRYPAVSAASMLYVWMFRGTPLLVQLIFWFNIALVFPTVGFGGWSISVNMLVTPFMAALLGLGLNEAAYMSEIVRAGISSVDKGQREAAQSVGLGGGQVMAHIILPQALKVIIPPTANQTIGMLKNTSLVSVIGAQELLTKSEDIYARNFQVIELLIVASLWYLALTTIASGIQFWLERRFGDDRAIRRVVGELP; encoded by the coding sequence ATGACAAACGCGTCTCCCTCCACCGTCAGCGGCGCCCAAGATTATCTCTCCGGAAAGCCTCGAGCCCTCGGTCGTGGCAAGCGTATCGGCATCACTTCGATCGTTGTTTTCGCAGTCGCCGCACTGGCCGCCTACATCATGACCAGCGGCGCCTTCAACTGGACGATCATCTGGGCGTTCCTCCTCCACCCGGCGATCCTGTCCGGGCTGGTGATGACGCTGGAACTGACGGCGCTGTCGATGATCGTCGGCGTCCTGCTCGGCGTCGCTCTGGCGGTCATGGCCGTCTCGCGTTATCCGGCGGTCTCGGCCGCTTCGATGCTCTACGTCTGGATGTTCCGAGGCACGCCGCTGCTGGTGCAGCTGATCTTCTGGTTCAACATCGCGCTGGTGTTCCCCACCGTCGGCTTCGGTGGCTGGTCGATCTCGGTCAATATGCTGGTGACGCCCTTCATGGCCGCACTGTTGGGGCTGGGCCTCAACGAAGCCGCTTACATGTCGGAAATCGTCCGCGCCGGCATCAGCTCGGTCGACAAGGGGCAGCGTGAGGCCGCCCAGAGCGTCGGCCTCGGGGGCGGACAGGTGATGGCGCACATCATCCTGCCCCAGGCATTGAAGGTGATCATTCCACCGACCGCCAACCAGACCATCGGCATGCTGAAGAACACATCCCTGGTCTCGGTCATCGGCGCCCAGGAGCTGCTGACCAAGAGCGAGGACATTTACGCTCGCAATTTCCAGGTTATCGAGCTCTTGATCGTCGCTTCGCTCTGGTACCTGGCGCTGACCACCATTGCCTCGGGCATCCAGTTCTGGCTGGAGCGCCGCTTCGGGGACGACCGGGCCATCCGACGTGTCGTGGGAGAACTGCCATGA
- a CDS encoding efflux RND transporter permease subunit has protein sequence MNISAWSIRNPVPPILLFILLTACGLLAFDRLAVQKFPDMDLPTVKISASLESAAPAQLETEVARKIEDELASLSKLDHITTTITDGSVSISVSFQLEKDGEEALNEVRNAVDSVTDLPASMETPSVSKVTVQNSPLLVYAVKSSKLNETELSWLIDNDFKKALLAVHGVGDVKRVGGIDREVHVDLDPVIAASLGVTASDISDQLKSVQVNSSGGRGEIGGLRQTIRTLGAVASVQEIAALPIPLANGKQVRLDQIATVSDSFSDRSSLAYFDGQPVIAVEVYRSNGYSDYGVNNDLGSVIADFAKAHPEISLTPAYTTVTPIISNYDSSMEMLYEGAILAVIVVFAFLRDWRATILSAVALPLSIIPTFLAMYFFGYSLNTVSLLSLSLVVGILVDDAIVEIENISRHLRMGKKPFDAAMEAADEIGMAVIATTFTLVAVFLPTAFMSGIPGLIFRQFGITASVAVLASLLVARFLTPMMAAYTLKPTAETEKTGWVMHTYLRLVKACLRFRFITMLGVALFVALSFSAIPLLKTGFMTASDDAQTKVTLTLPPGSRLEQTDKVAMLAADLVSSVAEVRQVFVAVGTASSGGGPDSSSTSDVTSATLTIDLTPLSKRKLTQAQVEDEVRRALKQVPGVQIEVGSGGSGTKLELTLASDDSSVLDQAATELETELRGLKGIGAVTSSASQQAPEVQIVPDFARAAKLGITSEAIAKAVRVATNGDYSTSMSKLNLPQRQISIRVRFAPKTKTDLQSISQIRIAGTNGKVTLGSIAAIHIGGSPAEIDRIDRSRNVTLTVELNGRTLGEVNTEAKALPVMRNLPTGVHLVEQGELQRMSELFTSFGTAMAIGIFCVYAVLVLLFHDFLQPVTILMALPLALGGALLPLLLTDTSFSMAAVIGLLLLMGVVTKNSILLVEYAIVSRRGGLDRIEALVDACHKRARPIVMTTIAMAAGMAPAALSLGGSDPSFRQPMAIVVIGGVITSTILSLIVIPVIFTFIDDFLGVIRRLFGKKQTV, from the coding sequence ATGAATATCTCCGCCTGGTCGATCCGCAACCCTGTTCCGCCCATCCTACTGTTTATCCTGCTGACCGCCTGCGGGTTGTTGGCCTTCGACCGGCTGGCCGTCCAGAAGTTCCCCGACATGGACCTGCCGACGGTCAAGATCTCGGCGTCCCTGGAAAGCGCGGCGCCAGCCCAGCTTGAGACGGAAGTGGCGCGCAAGATCGAGGACGAACTCGCCTCGCTCAGCAAGCTCGACCACATCACCACCACGATCACCGACGGCTCCGTCTCGATCAGCGTGTCCTTCCAACTTGAAAAGGACGGCGAAGAAGCCCTCAACGAGGTCCGAAACGCCGTCGACAGCGTCACCGACCTGCCCGCGTCCATGGAGACGCCGAGCGTTTCCAAGGTGACGGTCCAGAACTCGCCTCTCTTGGTCTACGCTGTAAAGTCGTCGAAACTGAACGAGACGGAACTTTCCTGGCTCATCGACAACGATTTCAAGAAGGCGCTGCTCGCCGTGCACGGCGTCGGCGACGTCAAACGGGTGGGTGGCATCGACCGCGAAGTCCATGTCGACCTCGATCCGGTGATCGCGGCCTCGCTCGGGGTGACGGCGTCCGACATTTCCGACCAGTTGAAGTCGGTCCAGGTCAATTCCTCCGGCGGACGCGGCGAGATCGGCGGCTTGCGCCAGACCATCCGTACGCTCGGCGCGGTCGCTTCGGTTCAGGAAATCGCCGCTCTTCCGATACCCTTAGCCAACGGCAAGCAGGTACGGCTCGACCAGATCGCAACGGTCAGCGACAGTTTCTCCGATCGGAGCTCGCTTGCCTATTTCGATGGCCAGCCGGTGATCGCGGTCGAGGTCTATAGATCGAACGGCTATAGCGACTACGGCGTCAACAATGACCTCGGCTCGGTGATCGCCGACTTTGCAAAGGCGCATCCGGAGATATCGCTCACCCCCGCCTACACGACGGTGACGCCGATCATCTCCAACTACGACAGTTCCATGGAGATGCTCTACGAAGGCGCCATCCTGGCCGTCATCGTCGTCTTCGCCTTCCTGCGCGACTGGCGTGCGACGATATTGTCGGCCGTCGCCTTGCCGCTGTCGATCATCCCGACCTTCCTGGCGATGTATTTCTTCGGCTACAGCCTGAACACGGTGTCGCTGCTGTCGCTGTCGCTGGTGGTGGGCATTTTGGTCGACGACGCCATCGTCGAGATCGAAAACATCTCTCGTCACTTGCGCATGGGCAAGAAGCCCTTTGACGCGGCAATGGAAGCAGCCGACGAAATCGGCATGGCGGTGATCGCCACCACCTTCACGCTGGTCGCGGTCTTCTTGCCGACCGCCTTCATGAGCGGCATCCCCGGCCTGATCTTCCGGCAATTTGGTATTACCGCCTCGGTGGCCGTCCTGGCCTCGCTGTTGGTTGCGCGCTTTCTGACGCCAATGATGGCCGCCTACACGCTCAAGCCCACGGCGGAGACCGAGAAAACCGGATGGGTGATGCACACCTATCTCCGCCTTGTGAAGGCCTGCCTGCGTTTTCGTTTTATCACCATGCTTGGCGTCGCCTTGTTCGTGGCTCTGTCGTTCAGCGCCATTCCGCTGCTCAAGACCGGGTTTATGACGGCGTCCGACGACGCGCAGACCAAGGTCACGCTGACCCTACCTCCCGGCAGCCGGCTCGAACAAACCGATAAGGTCGCCATGCTCGCCGCCGACCTTGTGTCCAGTGTCGCCGAGGTCCGGCAGGTCTTCGTCGCGGTCGGCACCGCCTCAAGTGGCGGCGGCCCGGATTCCTCGTCGACCTCCGATGTGACTTCGGCAACGCTGACGATCGACCTCACGCCCCTCAGCAAACGCAAACTCACTCAAGCACAGGTCGAAGACGAAGTGCGGCGCGCACTGAAACAGGTACCTGGCGTGCAGATCGAAGTGGGCAGCGGCGGCAGCGGCACCAAGCTTGAGCTGACGCTGGCCAGCGACGATTCCAGCGTTCTCGACCAGGCGGCGACCGAACTGGAAACCGAGTTACGAGGCCTCAAGGGCATCGGCGCCGTGACCTCCAGCGCCTCCCAGCAGGCGCCGGAAGTGCAGATCGTTCCCGATTTCGCTCGCGCCGCCAAGCTCGGCATCACCTCGGAGGCGATCGCAAAGGCAGTGCGCGTCGCCACCAACGGCGACTATTCGACCTCGATGTCCAAGCTCAATCTGCCGCAGCGGCAGATATCGATCCGCGTCCGCTTCGCGCCCAAGACGAAAACCGATCTCCAGTCGATTTCCCAAATCCGCATCGCCGGAACCAACGGTAAAGTAACGCTCGGCTCCATCGCTGCTATCCACATCGGCGGCAGCCCGGCGGAAATCGACCGTATCGATCGGTCGCGCAATGTCACGCTCACCGTCGAGCTCAACGGGCGGACATTGGGCGAGGTGAACACCGAGGCCAAGGCGCTTCCGGTCATGCGCAACCTTCCCACCGGCGTTCATCTCGTCGAGCAGGGCGAACTCCAGCGCATGTCCGAACTGTTCACCAGCTTCGGCACGGCGATGGCCATCGGCATCTTCTGCGTCTACGCGGTGCTGGTGCTTCTGTTCCACGACTTCCTCCAGCCCGTCACCATCCTGATGGCGCTGCCCTTGGCGCTTGGCGGTGCGCTTCTGCCCCTCCTCCTCACCGACACGAGCTTCTCGATGGCGGCGGTCATCGGCCTGCTCCTTCTCATGGGTGTCGTGACCAAGAACTCCATCCTGCTGGTGGAATATGCGATCGTCTCCCGACGCGGAGGCCTGGACCGGATCGAAGCCCTGGTCGACGCCTGCCACAAGCGAGCCCGCCCCATTGTCATGACGACCATCGCCATGGCCGCCGGCATGGCGCCAGCGGCCCTCAGCCTGGGCGGCAGCGACCCCAGCTTCCGTCAGCCGATGGCCATCGTCGTCATCGGCGGGGTGATCACTTCGACCATACTCAGCCTGATCGTCATCCCCGTTATCTTCACCTTCATCGACGATTTCCTCGGCGTCATCCGCCGGCTGTTCGGCAAGAAACAGACGGTATGA
- a CDS encoding efflux RND transporter periplasmic adaptor subunit, whose translation MNPRVLVSTLLVSIAACGLLPAANAQQADTTASSSALTVRTVQPQVMQWAESVPASGWLKAWHEAQIEAEIGGYRITDVLVDVGSVVTKGQELAHLSQDAVLADLHKQEAAVAKATADLAKAKTDADRARQVTGTGALSAQQINEYIITEQTAQATLDSEKAALDSEQIKLSQTVIRAVDDGMISSRSATLGAVVSSGTELFRLIRQQRVEWQAEVAARDLLNVHAGLGAHIDVPNGTKIEGRVRLVSPTVDTDTGRSVIYVELPVDNIARVGLFASGGIDLATTPALTVPETALVFRDGLNYVFTVDGNRKANRILVEIGRRQQDRVEIVSGLAADANVIESGGAFLSDGVEVDVENSGK comes from the coding sequence ATGAACCCGCGCGTCCTTGTTTCCACGTTGCTCGTCTCGATCGCGGCTTGTGGTCTTCTGCCCGCCGCAAACGCCCAGCAGGCCGACACCACCGCTTCGAGCAGCGCCCTCACCGTGCGCACGGTGCAGCCTCAGGTCATGCAGTGGGCGGAATCGGTGCCGGCCAGCGGTTGGCTCAAGGCCTGGCATGAAGCACAGATCGAAGCCGAAATCGGTGGCTACCGGATTACCGACGTTCTGGTGGATGTAGGAAGCGTCGTCACCAAGGGCCAGGAACTCGCACATCTGTCCCAGGACGCGGTTCTGGCCGATCTGCATAAGCAGGAGGCGGCCGTGGCCAAGGCCACCGCCGATCTCGCCAAAGCCAAGACCGACGCCGATCGGGCGCGCCAGGTAACCGGCACCGGCGCGCTGTCGGCCCAGCAGATCAACGAATACATCATCACCGAACAGACGGCCCAGGCGACTCTGGACTCCGAGAAGGCGGCGTTGGATAGCGAACAGATCAAACTCTCTCAGACGGTCATCCGGGCCGTTGACGACGGAATGATCTCCTCGCGATCGGCAACGCTGGGTGCCGTGGTTTCCTCGGGAACCGAGCTGTTCCGTCTCATCAGGCAGCAGCGGGTGGAGTGGCAGGCCGAGGTCGCAGCACGCGATCTTCTCAACGTTCACGCCGGCCTCGGCGCCCACATCGACGTACCCAACGGCACGAAGATCGAAGGGCGCGTCCGGCTGGTGTCGCCAACCGTCGACACCGACACGGGACGCTCGGTCATCTACGTGGAGCTGCCGGTCGACAATATCGCCCGGGTTGGCCTGTTCGCTTCTGGCGGCATCGATCTCGCGACGACCCCCGCCCTAACCGTGCCGGAGACCGCGCTCGTCTTCCGCGACGGGCTCAATTACGTCTTCACGGTCGATGGCAATCGCAAGGCGAACCGGATCCTGGTCGAGATTGGACGTCGGCAGCAGGATCGCGTCGAGATCGTCTCGGGTCTCGCGGCCGACGCCAACGTGATCGAGTCGGGCGGCGCTTTCCTCTCGGACGGCGTTGAGGTCGACGTGGAGAACAGCGGCAAATGA
- a CDS encoding efflux transporter outer membrane subunit, with the protein MKIELAWLTSAALVAGCANLPMAEPPKLDLSANWHATLPHQGKTANLVAWWGSFKDPALTELMAVAEANSPSLESAVAAIDKARATEASTRSGLLPSLTGSGSFERSGTSGSAENKIAASNTSSGGLDSSWEIDLFGKTRAQASADHARIEEKVADWHDARVSLAAEIADDYVQYRGCRLLEQAYRQELQSQRETISATQTSTESGFKSTSDLALARASAASSSSTLISQQAECDVLVKTLSELAAVDETKVRKILGSQTGRIPTPPHIQVTSVPADLLRQRPDVASYEREMAATLYEVGYAKADLYPSLSLSGDLTISHSTLTGQSIPWSFGPSVSIPLFDGGSRRAAVKSAEAAYRSAVASYKSGVLSAVDDVETAMVRVDSTTRRIGDSASAASNYRTYFKAIDDNWRAGGTSLLDRESARRDALSAEVTLIEVRRDAVRYWIALYKALGGGWQKSPITLAAVPSESQGTSE; encoded by the coding sequence ATGAAAATCGAGCTCGCCTGGCTGACCTCGGCTGCCCTCGTCGCAGGCTGCGCAAATCTGCCAATGGCCGAGCCGCCCAAATTGGACCTGTCCGCAAATTGGCATGCAACACTTCCCCACCAGGGAAAGACCGCTAACCTGGTCGCCTGGTGGGGAAGCTTCAAAGATCCGGCACTGACCGAGTTGATGGCGGTGGCCGAGGCTAACAGCCCGAGCCTTGAATCGGCTGTGGCGGCGATCGACAAGGCAAGGGCGACCGAAGCCTCGACACGCTCCGGCTTGCTTCCGTCTCTGACCGGCAGTGGATCGTTCGAGCGTAGCGGCACCAGCGGCTCGGCCGAAAACAAGATAGCGGCGTCGAATACGAGCAGCGGCGGTCTCGACTCCTCCTGGGAGATCGATCTTTTTGGCAAGACGCGCGCGCAAGCCTCGGCTGACCATGCCCGTATCGAGGAAAAGGTCGCCGATTGGCACGACGCCCGCGTTTCGCTGGCGGCGGAAATCGCCGACGACTATGTCCAATACCGCGGCTGCCGCCTTCTCGAGCAGGCCTATCGGCAAGAGCTCCAGTCTCAGCGGGAGACAATTTCCGCCACGCAGACCTCGACGGAATCGGGGTTCAAATCCACGTCCGACCTTGCCCTCGCCCGTGCCAGCGCGGCCAGCTCCTCGTCGACGCTGATCTCGCAACAGGCCGAATGCGACGTTCTGGTCAAGACGCTGTCCGAACTCGCCGCGGTCGACGAAACCAAGGTGCGCAAGATCCTCGGCTCGCAGACCGGACGCATTCCCACCCCACCCCACATCCAGGTGACCAGCGTTCCCGCCGATCTTCTGCGCCAGCGGCCCGACGTCGCCAGCTACGAGCGGGAGATGGCAGCCACTCTGTATGAGGTCGGCTATGCGAAGGCGGACCTCTATCCAAGCCTGTCTCTGTCGGGCGACCTGACGATCAGCCATTCCACCCTGACCGGCCAATCCATTCCGTGGTCGTTCGGCCCGTCGGTGTCCATTCCGCTGTTCGATGGCGGCTCCCGCCGCGCCGCCGTCAAGAGCGCCGAAGCCGCCTATCGCTCGGCGGTCGCCAGCTACAAGTCCGGCGTTCTCTCCGCCGTCGACGACGTGGAAACGGCGATGGTGCGGGTGGACTCCACCACCCGCCGCATTGGCGACAGCGCGAGCGCCGCCAGCAATTACCGAACCTATTTCAAGGCCATCGACGACAACTGGCGCGCCGGCGGAACAAGCCTTCTCGATCGAGAATCGGCGCGGCGCGACGCCCTGTCGGCCGAAGTGACGCTGATCGAGGTGAGGCGGGACGCCGTGCGCTACTGGATCGCGCTCTACAAGGCGCTCGGCGGTGGTTGGCAAAAGTCTCCCATCACCTTGGCTGCCGTGCCATCCGAGTCTCAAGGAACATCCGAATGA
- a CDS encoding response regulator produces MVKVLLIDDDNELTTLLRDYLCAEDFEVTCFEDAKKGLDFLQAETVDIVVLDVMMPRMNGIEALQRIRRTSNVPVLMLTARGDEVDRISGLNLGADDYVPKPCSPGELAARLRAILRRTAQSPGHEDAVEIVRAGPLILMPGKRTAEWCSHPLELTGAEFNLLEVLARSAGQLVSKQDLSKRAFGRPLTPFDRRIDVHISSVRQKLGLHPDGQSWIRAVRGQGYQLIKDGLPQ; encoded by the coding sequence ATGGTGAAAGTTCTCCTCATAGACGACGACAACGAGCTTACGACTTTGCTCAGAGACTATCTCTGCGCCGAGGATTTCGAGGTTACTTGTTTTGAGGATGCCAAGAAGGGCCTCGATTTTCTGCAGGCGGAAACGGTCGATATCGTCGTCCTCGATGTGATGATGCCACGCATGAATGGTATAGAAGCGCTCCAGCGGATCCGCCGGACCAGCAATGTCCCTGTGTTGATGCTGACGGCACGCGGCGACGAGGTCGATCGTATTTCCGGCCTCAACCTGGGCGCCGACGACTATGTGCCCAAGCCGTGCTCGCCGGGCGAACTCGCCGCTCGCCTTCGGGCGATTTTGCGCCGGACGGCGCAGTCCCCTGGGCACGAGGATGCCGTGGAGATCGTTCGGGCCGGGCCGCTCATTCTCATGCCGGGTAAGCGGACGGCGGAATGGTGCAGCCATCCGCTCGAACTCACCGGCGCGGAGTTCAACCTCCTTGAGGTGCTGGCGCGCAGCGCCGGCCAGTTGGTGTCAAAGCAGGATTTGTCGAAACGGGCGTTCGGCCGGCCGCTGACGCCGTTCGACCGGCGGATCGACGTTCACATCAGCTCCGTCCGCCAGAAGCTAGGGTTGCATCCGGACGGACAGTCGTGGATTCGCGCCGTTCGCGGCCAAGGCTATCAGCTGATCAAGGACGGTTTGCCCCAATGA